The DNA segment CCCAGACGAGCAGGTTCAGTAAGCAGGTGACGATCACCAGGGGCATCCGCAGGTCGGGCCGGGATCCCATGAACCAGCCGAAGACGACGGCGAGTCCGAGCTGGACCACCACCATCAGCATCAGCAGCGCCGAGGCGAGCGCGCGGTCGTACCCCAGGGCCTCGGTGAGGTACGGGAAACCCCACAACAACAAGAAGGTCGCCGATCCGCTCATGGTGGTGAAGTGCACCCAGAAGCTGAGCCGGCCGCCGGTCAGCGTGGCGGCGTCGCGGACATCGCGCAGCATCGCCCGCAGGTCGAAGTTCTTGGTCCGGGTCGGCGGATCCTGTTCCAGCGGCAGTTGCAGGTAAGGCGGTGTGACCGTACCCGGGCGGACCAGGATGAGTGCGTAGACCAGGCAGATGATCGCGGCGGTGGCGAACGACGGTCCCCAGCCGGCCACTGGCAGCAACATCGCCAGCGGCACCGTGGCCAGCACATTGCCGACCATGCCGAAGAAGCCCGACAACGAGGCCAGCATGGCGTAGCGCTCACCGGGGAACCAGGAGGTGAGCAGCCGCAGGACCGAGACATAGGTCAGCGCATCACCACAGCCGAGGACTCCGCGGGCCAGCAACGCCAGCCCGTAGGAGGGTACGAAGGCGAAGGTCAGCTGACCGATTCCCATCGTCAGGGCGGCGGCCAGCAACACCTTCCGCGGGCCGAACCGGTCGACCAGCAGGCCGGCCGGGATCTGCATCACGGCATAGACGCCGACCTGCAGCAGGACGAAGACACTCAACTGCCCGGGACCGATGCCGAACTTGATCATGGCGTCTGGACCGGCGACACCGAGGGTGCTGCGGTTGAAGACGGCCAGCAGGTAGACACCGGCGCCGGCGAACCAGACGAACCACGATCGCATCGTGACCGAGGGCTCAGCGCTCGACACCACTACCTGCCTTCACACCTCGTCCGTCCGGTCATCGGCATGCTACCCCTGCGATGGCCGCCGCAGCAGTGGTCCCACATCCTGCGATGTCAGCGGCCCCCGACAGCGGGTCCGTCGTACTCCAACGGCAGCGCCGGGGCCAGCCGCCGCAGTCGCAGGTTCGTCGACAGCAACGCGTCGTAGAGCTCGTCGAAGATCGGCAGCAACCCGGCCAGGGTGGCCGCCGCGGCAGGCTCGGGGCGGACCACGGTCTGCACGGTCATCAGATCGGCGGCCAGTTCGATCGAGCCGATCATCCCCAGTGCCTCCATCCCGAGCAGCGCGGCTCCGAAGCTGGAACCCTGCTCACCTTCGAGCAGCCCGATCTGGCTGCCCAGGGCATCGGCCAGGGTCTGTCGCCACAACCGATGGCGCATCACTCCCCCGGTCGCACGGATCTCGTTCACTGCGAGTCCGGCGGCCCGCATCGACTGCAGCACCAGCGCCAGTTGCAGACAGACCCCTTCGACCGCGGAGCGGATCAGGTGCCGGCGCTCGTGGGCCCGGGTCAGTCCGATCCAGGCACCGCGGGCGACACTGCTCCAGTGCGGTGCCCGCTCACTCAACAGGTACGGCAGCATCACCAGGCCACCGGAGCCGACCGGCACCTCGGCGGCCAGGTCGAGCAGGGCCCCCGGATCCAGATCGGGCTCGGCGATCTGCTCGCGTACCCAGTCCAAGGTCACACCACCGTTGTTGATCGCACCGCCGATCACCCAGCGGTCCTCGGTCAGGGCGTAGCAGAAGACACCGCCGCGAGGATCGACTGCGGGTTTGTCCACGGTCACCCGCAGCGCCCCGCTGGTTCCGATCGAGCAGGCGGCCACGCCGGGCCGGACGGCGCCGACCCCGAGATTGGCCAACGGTCCGTCCCCGGCACCGACCACCACCCGGGTCCCGATCGGCAGGCCGGTCAGCTCGGCCGCTTCCTGCGTGATGCCGGGCAGGATTCTCGTGGTCGGCACCAGCTCGGGAAGTTGATCATCACGGATCCCGGCCAGGCCGAGCGCCTCCGGATCCCAGGCCAGGCGACCGATGTCCAGCAGGCCCGATCCCGATGCCAGTGAGTGGTCGACCACCAGCGCCCCGCAGAGCCGGAACAGCACCCAGTCCTTGATCCCGACCCAGAACGCCGCCTGGTCACAGATCCGGTGCTCCTGTTCGCGGAACCAGATCAGTTTCGTCAGCGGCGACATCGGATGGATCGGGGTACCGGTCCGGCGGTGCAGTGCGAGACCGGCGGTGGAGTTGCGCAGCCGCTCGGCCTGGGTGGCTGCCCTGGTGTCGGCCCAGGTGACCACCGGGGTGATCGGCGCCAGTTCGGTGTCCAGGGCCATCAGGCTGTGCATCGCCGAGGAGAAGGACAGCCCTGCCAGGCGGTCCGGATCGATCTGTGCGCTCACCTCGGCAATGGTCTGCAGCACGGCCTGCAGGATCAGTTGCGGATCCTGCACCACGTGGCCGGGGTGCGGGTCGTCCAGCGGATATCCCTGGGAGGCGGACACGAGTTCGGCCCCGGCGCTGCTGAAGGCGACCGACTTCGTCGCCGTGGTGCCCATGTCGACACCGATCACGATGTCGGCGGTGGCGCCGGTCGGCGTCGCCGGCTCCCTGCTCGGGCGGACGTCGCGGTCCATGCTGTCCATGGTCACACCTCAGGCGATCGCGTAGATGATCAACACCAGGACGAAGCCGACGACGGACTCGATCGACTGCTGGACCGTCCAGGTCTTCAAGGTGGTCTTCACATCCATCCCCATCAAGCGGCCGACCAACCAGAAGCCGGAGTCGTTGACGTGGCTGGCGAAGACCGAGCCGGCGGCCGCGGCAAGGGTGATGGCTCCGACCTCGACGGCATTGAAGCCACCGGTGGTGACCGCCGGGCCGAGCAGACCGGCGGTGGTCACAAGGGCGACGGTGGCCGAACCCTGGGCGACCCGCAGGGCGACCGCGATCACGTAGGCGGCGAAGATCACCGGCATCCCGAGGTCGGACAGGGTGTTGGCGAGTGCATCCCCGATGCCCGAGGTACGCAGCACTCCGCCGAACATGCCACCGGCGCCGGTGATCAGGATCACCGAAGCCACCGGGCCCAGGGTGCCGTCGACCAGCTTCTCCAGCGCGGTGCCGTTCTGCCCGCGGAACTTGCCCAGGACCAGCAGCGCCACCAGGGCGGTGATCAACAAGGCGATCGGTGAGTTGCCGAGCAGGATCAGCGCCTGTGCCCAGGTCTGCGAGGTGTCGACGACACCGGCCGTGCCGAGGCTGGTCAACCCGGTGTTGAGGAAGATCAACAGCAACGGCAGGGCCAGGATCGCCACCACCGTGCCGGCCGAGGGCGGATTCTCCGGCTGGTCCTCATCGGTGGCACCGAACAGATCGGGCACGATCATCGGGTACTTCGAGTTCACGAACTTCGCCCACAGGTAACCCGACACGTACCAGGTGGGGACCACGATCGCCAGACCGATCAGCAGCACGATCCCGAGATTGGCGCCGAAGAACTCCGAGGCCGAGACCGGGCCGGGATGCGGTGGTACGAAGACGTGCATCACCGAGAAGGCAGCCGCGCCGCTGAAGCCGTAGAGCAGCAGGTTCTGCCCGCCGATCCGCCGGGCGACGGCGAAGATGATCGGCAACATCACGACCAGGCCGGCGTCGAAGAAGATCGGGAAGCCGAGGATCAATGAGGTGAGGCCGAGGGCGAAGGCTGCCCGCTTCTCGCCGAAGATCTCGACCATCTTGTCCGCCACGGCCTTGGCGCCGCCGCTGGATTCGATCAACCGGCCGAGGATCGCACCCAGACCGATCAGCAGGGCCACCGAACCCAGCGTGCTGCCGAAACCGTCGACCAGGGTGTCGACGATCGAGCCCAGCGGAATGCCGGTGGCGACCGCGGTCAGCAACGAGACCACGATCAGCACCAGCAAGGCGTGCAGTTCGACCTTGATCACGAGGAAGAGGATCAGCACCACTGCGGCAAGGGCGATGCCGAGCAGCGGGCCGGCGCCCAGGGTCTGGGTCCATTCGTCCATGGGTTTCTCCGTTGAAAGCGCGGGTGTTCCCGCTGACAAATACTACTTATCGGCAGGCTAAGGTATCCCCCTGACATCCAGCAAGGGGGTTCGATGGCGAACGCAGTCCACCGCGGAGTGGTCGACGACCTCGGTCGACGGATCACGGCCGGCACCGTCGCGCCGGGCGCCGTCTTCACCGTCGCCCGACTGGAGGCCGACTACCAGGTCTCCCGCACCGTCGTCCGCGAGGCCGTCCGGGTGCTGGAGAGTCTGCGGCTGGTGGAATCCCGACGTCGTGTCGGACTTCGGGTACGGCCGCGCGACGAGTGGTGCGCCCTCGACCCGCAGGTGATCACCTGGAGCCTGGAAGGACCGTTCCGGCAGCGCCAACTGGCGGCCCTGATGGAGTTGCGGGTGGCGATCGAACCGGTCGCCGCCGAACTGGCCGCGACCCGGGCCAGCACCGCACAGCGGGCCGAACTGAACCGGCTGGCCGAGCAGCTGCGCTTCCTGGGCGAACAGTCCAAGGGCAACGACCCGGAGTTCCTGGCCGCGGACCTGGCCTTCCACGACACCTTGTTGCTGGCCTCGGGCAACCCGATGTTCATCGCATTGCGCGGGCCGATCGGCGAACTGCTCTGCGCCCGTGCGTCCTTCGGCCTGCACCCGGCCGTTCCCGAGGAGGGCACCCTGGAGGAGCATGTGGCCACCGCCGAGGCGATCGGGCAGGGAGCCGCAGCCGAGGCAAGGGCACACTCGGCCCGCCACATGGGCATCGTCCGTCGTGAGGTGGAACACGCCTGAGCCGGGCTGGGCAGCACCGCGACACCATCGGTGGCTTCATCCGAATGGCTTCCTGGATTCATCGCAGGACCCGTTGGACCACCGCACCAGGGCGACCCGTTAGATTCGCACCATGACGACGGCCAGGACAACGATGTACGCCAACCAGCTCGACTCCCCCGCCCCGCTCGCCGATCGGCCGCTGCACTGGCGGGAGACCGAGCGCCCCGTACCCGCAGCCGGGCAGCTGCTGATCAAGGTGATCGCCTGCGGTGTCTGCCGCTCGAATCTGCACATGATCGAAGGCGACTGGGTCGACGGGGGCGTACCCGCCATCTCCCCGATCGTTCCCGGGCACGAGGTCACCGGCACCGTGGTCGAGCTCGCCGAGGATGTCACCGGGTTCGAGCTCGGACAGACCGTCGGTGTGCAGCCGCTGTGGTGGACCTGCGAGGAGTGCGAGTTCTGCACCAGCGGCCGGGAGATGCTGTGCCACCAGCGCAAGATCACCGGTGAACACGTCGACGGCGGGTACGGCGAGTACATGCTGGCCACCGCCGCCCACACCTACGCCCTGCCCGACGGGCTGGACCCGGTGGACGCCGCTCCCCTGTTCTGCCCCGGCATCACCGCCTTCGGTGTGGTCGACAAACTCGACCTCGGTCCCGGCGACGTGGTGGCCGTCTTCGGCCTCGGCGGCGTGGGACACATGGCCGTGCAATTCGCAGCCCTGACCGGAGCCGAGGTGGTGGGCGTTGGCCGCAATCGCGACCACCTGGCCGTGGCGGTCGAGCTCGGCGCCTCCCGTACCGTCGACTCCACCGATGCCGATGCCCTGGCCGAGATCGCCGGCACCGCCGACGCGGTGCTCAACTTCGCCCCCGTCGACACGGTCACCGAGCAGGCTCTGGCCACCCTCAAATGGGGCGGCACCCTGGTCAGTGCCGTGCCGGTGACGGTCACCGACTTCCCGTTCAACACCGAACAGACCATCCGTGGCTCGGTCCTGGGCAACCGAGAACAGATGCAGGAGGTGCTGCGGCTGGCCGCCGAGGGCAAGGTCCGCACCGTCACCGAACGCTTCCCCCTGGACCGGGCCACCGAGGCACTGGACCGGCTGGCCGCCGGCACCCTGCGTTCGCGGGCCGTACTGGCTGCCGCCGAGACGCTCGACTGAGGAGACGCCATCGGCCGGGTACGGGTCGGCGGCGGGCATGATCGTCTTGGTGGGTTTCAGGCAGTCGGCTAGCATCGTTGCGACAGTGCCGGCGAACGTCCGGTGATGTTCAAGGACAGGACGAATTGACAGGGCCAGCTCCCGACCCCGCCAAACCCCATTCACCCCGCCCGGCCCTTCGCCCCGGCATCTCCCCGCAGCAGCCGATCGGTCACGCTGACCCGATCCCGGCACCCGGGTCGAGGACGCCGGTCGTCGATCGGCGGGCCACGCGCCAGGGCGAACCGCACCGTTCGGTGGTGCTGCCATGCTGATGACCCTGCTCTCGCTGCTGCTCGGCGTGCTGGTGGTCTTCGCGATCACTGCCGCCACAGGCTACTTCGTGGCCCAGGAGTTCGCCTACATGACCGTCGACCGGTCGCGGTTGCGCGCCGCCGCCGAGGCTGGCGATCCGGCCGCGGCACGGACGCTGAAGGTCACCCGCCGTACCTCGTTCATGCTCTCGGGTGCCCAACTCGGGATCACCGTCACCGGCCTGCTGGTCGGTTATGTCGCCGAGCCCCTGATCGGGCAGGCCTTCGGTGAGCTGCTCGGCGTCACCGGCGTACCGACCGCGGTCGGTGTCGCCATCGGTACGGTGCTCGCGCTGATCTTCGCCACCTTGGTGCAGATGCTCTTCGGTGAGTTGTTCCCGAAGAATCTCAGCATCGCCCGGCCCGAACCGGTCGCCCGCTGGCTGTCCCGCTCGACCCTGGGCTATCTGACGATCACCGGCTGGCTGATCTGGATCTTCGACACGTCGTCGAACCTGCTGCTGCGGGCCCTGCGGATCGAGCCGGTGCACGATGTGGAGTCCTCGGCCACGGTGACCGACCTCGAACACATCGTCGCCGACTCCCGGGAGTCCGGTGAGCTGACCGAGGAGATGTCGATCCTGCTGGACCGGGTGCTGGACTTCCCCAAGCACGACGTCGAACATGCCATGGTCCCCCGCAGCCGGGTCGACTACGTCGATGCCGACATCACCCTCGGTGAGGTGCGGGAGCTGATGCAGAGCGGGCATTCGCGCTACCCGGTGATCGGTGCCGACGACGAGATCCTCGGCGTGGTCCACCTGGTCGATGTGCTCGGGATCGAGGCCGAGGGTGATCAGGCCCGCTGGTCGGATCCGGCCACCAGCCTGCTCCGGCCGGCCGTGGTGGTACCCGAACTGATGCCGATGCCGAATGCGCTGCAGGCGATCGGGGCGGCCAAGGAGCAGCTCGCCGTCGTGATCGACGAATACGGCGGCATGACCGGCATCGTCACCGTGGAGGATCTGGTCGAGGAGATCGTCGGGGAGATCCGCGACGAGCACGATGAACCGGTCGAGCCGGAGTACCGCGTCGATGCGGTCAGTGGCGACTGGGTGTTCCGCGGCGACCTGCCGATCGACGAGGTCGAACGGGTGGTCGGGCGCGATCTTCCCCACGGTGACTACGAGACGATCGCCGGGTTGTTGATCGCCGAGAACGGTGCGCTGCCCGAGACCGGGGAGACGATCCGGTTGCGCTTGCCCGACGATCCGGGCGATCTGGCGGTGACCAGGGAGCCCGATCCCTGGTACCTCGAGGTCGAGGTCCGCGAGGTCGAGCAGTACGTACCGTCGCTGGTGATCGCGAAGCTGATCCCACCGGCGGACGATGATGATCATGACGACAGGTCGGTGGACCCGGCCAGTACCGACCAGCAGGAGGCGGACCGATGATGGAGAATCCGATCGTCGTACTGATCGCCACCGTCGCGCTGATCGGCCTCAGTGCCTTCTTCGTCGCCGTCGAGTTCGCGCTGATCTCGGCCAAGCGTCACCGCTTGGAGGATGCGGCAGGCCAGAGCCGGGCCGGGCGGGCGGCCCTGCGCAGTTCCACGGAGTTGTCGGTGATGCTGGCCGGTTCACAGTTGGGGATCACCGCCTGCACCCTGGCGCTGGGATCGGTGACCAAACCCGCGGTGCACCACTGGCTGACGCCGCTCTTCGAGTCCTGGGGCCTGCCCCTGATCGCCGCGGACGTGGCCGGTTTCGTGATCGCGTTGATCATCGTCACCTTCCTCCACCTGGTCGTCGGTGAAATGGCACCGAAGTCGTGGGCGATCGCCCATCCGGAGAAGTCCGCGACGTTGCTCGCCGTTCCGATGCGCGCCTTCATGTGGGTCACCCGGCCGGTGCTGAACCTGCTGAACAATGCGGCCAATGCTCTGCTGCACCGCGTCGGCGTGGAACCGGTGGACGAACTGGCCACAGGTCAGAGCCCGGATGCCCTGCGCCAGCTGGTGCGGCACTCGGCGAATGTCGGCGCACTGGATGCCAGCTACTCCGAGCAACTGTCCGGTGCGCTCGACCTCGGTCGGTTGCAGGTACGCGACCTAGTGGAGCCGCAGACCCCGGTGGCCGTTCCGGTCGAGGCCACCGTCGGCGAGGTGCAGCAGGCGAGCCGCCGCAGCGGGCACCTGCGGATCCTGGTCGGCGATCCGCAGCAACCAACCGGCCTGATCCACGTCCGCGACACGCTCACCCTTGCCTCGGACGGCCCGATCGATTCCCTGATCCGTCCGCTGTACGTGCTGGAACCCGATGCCACCGTGCTCACCGCGCTGGCCGAGATGCAGGAGGCCGGCTCGCAGCTGGCGGTGGTCCAGGACCGTGACGGCCTGCTCGGGGTGCTCACCCTGGCCGACATGCTGCGCGGACTTTTCCCCGAGGAAGCCGCGGCCTGAGCAGGCTGCGACTGCCACCACAGGAGCCTGGACCTGTCGGGTCCCGGCTCCTGCTGTTTTCGCCTGCTTCGCCGTGGGTCGGACCCGCAGGTCATCACCGTTCACCGGCGCATCGGCGAGTGTCGGTCAGGACTCCTCTGCCGACGCTTCGGCTCCCGGGCCACCGCCCGATGGCGGCTCACCGGACGGGGGCTCGCCGCCACCGGATGGCGGCTCTCCCCCGCCGCCGGGGCCGCCCTCACCACCTGCGCCGGGTCCGCCTTCGCCGCCCATCTCGCCGGCGGTGGGTTCTGTGCCGGTGTCGATCGGTACCTGCAATGAGGCGTGATAGCCCGCGTCGAGGTCACCGGTGACGGTTGCCAACTGGTTGACGCCTCCGTCGTCGCCGAAGACGTTGTCTGTCTCCAGGGTCAGCTGGGACATGTTGGTCACCGACTGCTCGTAACCGGTGGTGGCGTAGACGGTGTCGCAGATGTCCTGTGGCAGCGCCATCTGCGAGGTCGACAACCGTGCGTCGTAGTCGGTCATCGACGCCTCATCCGGGTACACCTCGAAGTGCACATGCGGCCAGCGGCCGGTGTAGCAGGCGGGGAAGATCGCCGTGAAGTTGACCTTGCCCTCGTCGTCGGTGATCTGGACGCCACGCAGGTAGTTCTCGTCCTCGATGGACTCGGTGTACATCGAGTAGTCACCATTGCGGTCGCAGTGCCAGACGTAGACCGCTGCGCCGACCATCGGGGCGTTCTCGTTGACCATGTCCAGCACGGTCAGCTCGAAGGTGAACGGGACCCCCTCAGCCGTCCCGGAAGCGTCACCGAAGCTGGAGCGGATGTCGGACCGGATGATCCCGTCCATCTCCAGTACATCCGGGCCATTGGACCCGTCGGCCGGATAGGGTCCGTTGGTCTCGTCGGGGATCTCGGTGAGCTCCGAGGAAGAAGTGGTCGCGTCCGAGCTCGTGGTGTCACTGGCTGCGGCACCGCAGGCCGCCAGTGCTGCCGTACCGGCGCCGGCTCCGAGCACGGCCAGCATGCGCCGACGGGAGAACAGCGTCCCGAGGTCGAACCGCAGGCCCTGATCCACCACCTCCTCGGTGGGATCCGGAAGCAACCGGCCCTGGTAGGCCGGGCCTTCAGGGGTGTCGTACGGGCGGGGTTTGTTCATCAGGTCAATTCCTCTTGATCATGGTCCTTCATCAACGTCATACAGAGTGCCCCATCAGATTCAGCGGACTCTGGGAGGTGTCTGTGCCATTCCTGTGACGGATTCGGGCGAGTTCGACGGACCCGGATCTCGATCATGGCGAGGTTCTCCATCGGCTCCCGGACGACAGGGCGGAGTGATCAGCAACCACCTTTGCGGCACGACGGAACGGGAGGGCTGCGCTCGCCCCCACGGCTGGAAGCGGGAGCCCAACCGTACGGATCGAACAGGCGACGCGTAGGTTTGAGTCCTGCCCGGGCAGCTGACGGTGCACCATCGACCGCCACTTCGGTGAGGGAGCAACCATGATGCGCATCGGTGCGATTCTCTGGATCGTCGTGGCCGTGGGCAATTTCGCTCTGCAGTTGATCGTGGTCAGCGCCTGGCCTGTGCCCTATGTGCTGGCCGAACACACCGTCAGCGAGTTGGGCTACACCAGCTGTGGCCCGCAGGAGCGCGCCAGCGGGACGCTGGAGACCTGCTCACCCCGGCACATGCTGCTGAACGCCGGTGGCGTCGTCCAGTACTCCCTGTTGGGTCTCGGTGGCTGGCTGCTGCGGCCGTTGTGGCACCGGTCCCGGCTGATCACGGCCGGCTTCGTGGCGATCACGGTCGGCGGGATCGCGGTCTCGGTGATTCCCGGCGACGTGAACATCACCGCCCATGCCCTGTGGGCACTGCCGCTGCTGCTGGGCGGGTTGGTCGTCCAATTGCTGGCCGCGGCGAAGATGCGCCGCAGCTCTCCCCGGCTGGCGGCGTTCTCCGCGGTCACGGGCCTGATCTCGGTGGCCGGCACGATCTGGCTCGGATTCGCGCTGAGCGGTGCGGGATTGATCGGCTACGCCGAGCGGGTGTCGGCCGAGACGATCTACCTGTGGCTGTTCGTCATCGGACTGGCGGTGTTGATTCGACCCGGCCTGCGATCGGGCGCGTCGGACAGACGCCACGGTAGTGCCGGGTTCGGCACCGTCCGACTGCGTACCGGTCGATCATTCGGGTGGCCGGGCGAGGGCACCCCAGACGCGCCGGTCCCGGTTGACGGGATGGGAATCGCATCGGGTGATCCACCGCCCCTCCTGACGTCGTCCCGGCTCGCCGCACAGGTCACAGGTGTGGAAAGACTTCGCACGGATGATCCGAAGCGCCTCGGACGCCTCCGCCGACAGGTACGGGTCGGTATGGATCTTGAGTCCGCCACCCTTGTTCTGCACCCGCGTGATCACGACATCGGTCATCACTCGAGCAAGCACGAGCTGGGCTTCGTTGTACAGGCGAGTCCATCCCGCGGGCAGGTCCCAGGCATCCCGGGGGCCGGCGAAGGGCACTCGCGACTCGACAGGCAGCGGGAGAGCAGAGCCGTGCTCATCGGCGTACAACATGGCATTCCTCCCTTCTGCAGTACCGAACCCATCGCATCGCCTGTTCTCCGGCGACTCGAGCGACCTGATCGTCGAGCAGGTCTTCGCCGAAGCTAATCCACAGCCGCCGTCAGGTGGCCGACTCCAGTTGCCTCGCGCTGAGCGGCGATCTCTGCTCGGGCCGCGGCGCCGCCCGCGACGACGGTCTCCAGCTCGGCCGGCGAGATGAGCGTGACAGGCACGAAATCGACGCGGCCGAGAGGCGCGTCGATCGTGCCATTGCGTCCGGCGGGAAGGCCGATCAGACCGCCGACGGAACCGTGCTCGGTCGACAACGAGGGAAGTCGGTCACCGAGCGGGAACTCCATCGAGAGAACGCCGAACTGTTCGATCTTGTCGGAGATCCCCCCGAGGTTGGCGACGTTCTGGGCAAAGTTCTCGATCACCGTGAAGTACGGACTGGTCTTGATCTGTTCGAAGTCGGCACCGGCGAGATCGGCCGTTTCGATGTACACCTCACAGCCGAATCCCGACCGGTCGGTGTCGTCCCGACCGGGGTCGGAGAGCCCATCCGAGGCAATGATCACGGTCTGCTCGGTCCGCACCACGCGGTACGACTGACGGGTGTTCGGCCAGGCGGGCGCTCCGGAGAACATGGGGTTGATCAGATAGCTGATCCGGTGGCCATCGGTCATTCCGATCTGGTCCCAGTAGCCGTCGACGGCCGCCTGGGTTTCCGCGGCCTGCGCGTGTTCGCGCGCATCGTCGGCCGCTTCCGGCTCTTCTGCAAGACCCGGTGGCGGCGTCGATACAGCGTCGTCGTTCGCCTCGGACGGGGGTACGTCAGCCTTGTCGCGCTTGCCACGCAGTCGATCCCAGAATCCCATTCGTCTGTCTCCTCTGCCCGCAGGTGTGCGTCTGCCGTCGTCTCGGGGGTCCGAGCGTAGTCGTTCGTGAAGTCAGGATTGCGAGGCGGTAGCCACGGCGCGCGAAGGCACAATGCGATCGTTGGCCGTCCGGCACCGCTCCAGGGGGAGCAGAGCGGCCGAGGCAACTGATCCAAAGCACAACGAAGCCCCAGTGAGAAACCTGCTCTCACGAGGCCTTACGCCGGGCTGACAGTGTGTGAGTTCACGACACATGTCAGCCCCGGTGGGTGAAGCGGTCGACCCGATAGCCTCGTTGCATGGCTCAGGTAGTGGTTTACGGACGGAAGGACTCGTTGGCGCGACACCGCGCCGCGATGTCGGCGGCAGTGCACGAGGCGATCATGGTCGCCTTGGGGTACCCGCCAGAGAAGAAGTTCCAGCGATTCGTCGCGCTCGACGCCGACGACTTCCTCTACCCCGAGGACCGTGGCCCGAACTACACGATCATCGAGATATCGATGTTCGAGGGGCGTTCGGAGCAGGCCAGGCGTGCTCTCATCTCCGAGCTGTTCACCAGCATCGAGTCCGCGACCGGCATCGCCCCTCACAGCTTGGAGATGACGATCACGGAGACCCCGAAGGTCAACTGGGGCATCCGTGGCCTGAACGCCGAGGACCTGGGCCTGAACTACCGCGTCGAGGTGTAGCGGCGCACTGTCGAGGGCAAGGGTGCGTGCGCTCGCGGCCCCCCTGGCCTGGGCTGTGAGATTGCGAAGGGCCTGCTACAACACCACACTGGTGCAGCAGGCCCCCCACCAGTTCCTGGCAGTGACATTGCCCATTGGGTACGACAGTGCCCAGGCGAGAAACCTTCTCTCGCCTGGGCAAACGTCGGGCTGACAGGATTCGAACCTGCGACCCCTTGACTCGCATTGGTCAATAGTGTCAACCGTGCACCCCAGCCCGCTTCAGGCCTGTTTACAAGGCTGTTTGTCGATCCAGGTATCCCAGCAGAGCCCGACACATCCCGGTGGTTCCCGCTACTTGCGGTGACTTCTGCGGTTACATCTCCGGCTTCTCGCGGAGGATGGAGGCGGCCTCAACCACGCTCTTGGTGTCGGTCACCGCGGTGTAGAACTGCCGGTTGACGGCCGGGGAGTGGCCGAGCAGTCGCGTGCGCGTGGCCTCGGGCAGACGGTCGTACAGCAGCGTGTTCAAGGTGGTGCGCCACAGGTGCCCGCGCTCGAACTCAAATAGGTCGATCTTCAGGTCCGTGGCCATCTCCTGGTACAGCGCGGCGATCTTCCGGTCGCGCGTGCGAGGATCCCATGCCTTGCTCGGGTCCGATGGAGCCGGGAAGAGCTGATCGCCCTTGGCGGTCTTCAGTCGAGCCGCGAGCCGGGCACTCACTCGGGGGTCGAGGACTGGGACCGGTCGGCCTCTGCGGGTCTTCACCGCCGTGTCGGGCAGCCAGAAGATGAAGGTCCCATCTTTGTCGATCGAGCACTCGGAAACCGGGCGCGTGGCCAGCTCGCTGGTTCGCAGGCCGGTGTTCGCTTGGGCCAGCACGACGTCGATCACCTGGGCGCGCTGCAAGATCTGAGTGTCGTGGCTCCAGCGCCCACGCTTGGGCCGGGGCACGTCCTCGGGGTCGGCCACGAGGAGATACTCGATGACGCGTTGGTACTCCTCCAAGGTCAGGGCGTGCCCTCCACGGCTGACCGCAGGCCGCTTCGCACGACTGAGGTCGACGTCGAGG comes from the Naumannella halotolerans genome and includes:
- a CDS encoding hemolysin family protein yields the protein MLMTLLSLLLGVLVVFAITAATGYFVAQEFAYMTVDRSRLRAAAEAGDPAAARTLKVTRRTSFMLSGAQLGITVTGLLVGYVAEPLIGQAFGELLGVTGVPTAVGVAIGTVLALIFATLVQMLFGELFPKNLSIARPEPVARWLSRSTLGYLTITGWLIWIFDTSSNLLLRALRIEPVHDVESSATVTDLEHIVADSRESGELTEEMSILLDRVLDFPKHDVEHAMVPRSRVDYVDADITLGEVRELMQSGHSRYPVIGADDEILGVVHLVDVLGIEAEGDQARWSDPATSLLRPAVVVPELMPMPNALQAIGAAKEQLAVVIDEYGGMTGIVTVEDLVEEIVGEIRDEHDEPVEPEYRVDAVSGDWVFRGDLPIDEVERVVGRDLPHGDYETIAGLLIAENGALPETGETIRLRLPDDPGDLAVTREPDPWYLEVEVREVEQYVPSLVIAKLIPPADDDDHDDRSVDPASTDQQEADR
- a CDS encoding hemolysin family protein produces the protein MMENPIVVLIATVALIGLSAFFVAVEFALISAKRHRLEDAAGQSRAGRAALRSSTELSVMLAGSQLGITACTLALGSVTKPAVHHWLTPLFESWGLPLIAADVAGFVIALIIVTFLHLVVGEMAPKSWAIAHPEKSATLLAVPMRAFMWVTRPVLNLLNNAANALLHRVGVEPVDELATGQSPDALRQLVRHSANVGALDASYSEQLSGALDLGRLQVRDLVEPQTPVAVPVEATVGEVQQASRRSGHLRILVGDPQQPTGLIHVRDTLTLASDGPIDSLIRPLYVLEPDATVLTALAEMQEAGSQLAVVQDRDGLLGVLTLADMLRGLFPEEAAA
- a CDS encoding intradiol ring-cleavage dioxygenase — encoded protein: MNKPRPYDTPEGPAYQGRLLPDPTEEVVDQGLRFDLGTLFSRRRMLAVLGAGAGTAALAACGAAASDTTSSDATTSSSELTEIPDETNGPYPADGSNGPDVLEMDGIIRSDIRSSFGDASGTAEGVPFTFELTVLDMVNENAPMVGAAVYVWHCDRNGDYSMYTESIEDENYLRGVQITDDEGKVNFTAIFPACYTGRWPHVHFEVYPDEASMTDYDARLSTSQMALPQDICDTVYATTGYEQSVTNMSQLTLETDNVFGDDGGVNQLATVTGDLDAGYHASLQVPIDTGTEPTAGEMGGEGGPGAGGEGGPGGGGEPPSGGGEPPSGEPPSGGGPGAEASAEES
- a CDS encoding DUF998 domain-containing protein — translated: MMRIGAILWIVVAVGNFALQLIVVSAWPVPYVLAEHTVSELGYTSCGPQERASGTLETCSPRHMLLNAGGVVQYSLLGLGGWLLRPLWHRSRLITAGFVAITVGGIAVSVIPGDVNITAHALWALPLLLGGLVVQLLAAAKMRRSSPRLAAFSAVTGLISVAGTIWLGFALSGAGLIGYAERVSAETIYLWLFVIGLAVLIRPGLRSGASDRRHGSAGFGTVRLRTGRSFGWPGEGTPDAPVPVDGMGIASGDPPPLLTSSRLAAQVTGVERLRTDDPKRLGRLRRQVRVGMDLESATLVLHPRDHDIGHHSSKHELGFVVQASPSRGQVPGIPGAGEGHSRLDRQRESRAVLIGVQHGIPPFCSTEPIASPVLRRLERPDRRAGLRRS
- a CDS encoding Suppressor of fused protein (SUFU) yields the protein MGFWDRLRGKRDKADVPPSEANDDAVSTPPPGLAEEPEAADDAREHAQAAETQAAVDGYWDQIGMTDGHRISYLINPMFSGAPAWPNTRQSYRVVRTEQTVIIASDGLSDPGRDDTDRSGFGCEVYIETADLAGADFEQIKTSPYFTVIENFAQNVANLGGISDKIEQFGVLSMEFPLGDRLPSLSTEHGSVGGLIGLPAGRNGTIDAPLGRVDFVPVTLISPAELETVVAGGAAARAEIAAQREATGVGHLTAAVD
- a CDS encoding tautomerase family protein; this encodes MAQVVVYGRKDSLARHRAAMSAAVHEAIMVALGYPPEKKFQRFVALDADDFLYPEDRGPNYTIIEISMFEGRSEQARRALISELFTSIESATGIAPHSLEMTITETPKVNWGIRGLNAEDLGLNYRVEV